From a single Hippocampus zosterae strain Florida unplaced genomic scaffold, ASM2543408v3 HiC_scaffold_157, whole genome shotgun sequence genomic region:
- the LOC127594448 gene encoding LOW QUALITY PROTEIN: probable beta-tubulin polyglutamylase (The sequence of the model RefSeq protein was modified relative to this genomic sequence to represent the inferred CDS: deleted 3 bases in 3 codons; substituted 3 bases at 3 genomic stop codons): MRSMFFVGRGVLVISSLDTQYPVVKEVCKGFHWRLQHDKEATNWDICWTDNAVQTETLGRMLPSHQKINHFPGMFSLARKNNLARGLAKLRKRFPLEYDFYPETWLLPFXFLDLKANMEAKQKGRARTYIAKPEAGCQGRGIFLTRSLESFDPQEHYVVQRYLSKPFLIDGLKFDMRLYVLVAGCDPLRVYLYKEGLGRLATTVYEGPRSDNLGDLCMHLTNYAINKESXNFVFNXDSEDMSKGHKRSLSSILDSLAERGVDVEVMMGRIKDIIIKTLIVGQPVLSHHYKACQSTNLANNMCFEVLGFDIIIDHNARPILLEVNHTPSFSNETVMAKKLELQQRMITGKMQKLSPQERRDEIERLQRRRDSFESRNLGGFELVYPLSPEHAQSYTELLQFSTTCYEESTGANIKRNNKKSETVEKPKKTVSVMPKLSKEEIERINLKCKQLALPKMPGQKRQESRLKRDISDLKVDEIVCGEDEASFRRHEEVLSIPREPNNDISEDLKRARYPFHDLNLTSTEDLSKNNQSKAAKQFTWASTEGQPSLARLHDQLPVYRAITDLKAYLQLIDRPLS, from the exons ATGAGGAGCATGTTTTTTGTGGGACGGGGAGTACTG GTAATATCCTCACTGGACACTCAATACCCGGTCGTTAAGGAGGTCTGCAAAGGTTTCCACTGGCGGCTGCAGCACGACAAGGAGGCGACCAACTGGGAC ATCTGCTGGACGGACAACGCTGTTCAGACCGAGACCCTCGGCCGCATGCTCCCC TCCCATCAGAAAATCAACCACTTCCCAGGC ATGTTCAGTCTGGCCCGCAAGAATAATTTGGCACGCGGCCTAGCCAAACTTCGCAAGCGGTTTCCCTTGGAGTACGATTTCTATCCGGAAACCTGGTTGCTGCCATTTTAGTTTCTGGACTTGAAGGCCAACATGGAGGCCAAGCAGAAGGGCAGGGCCAGGACCTATATTGCCAAGCCTGAGGCCGGCTGCCAGGGCCGGGGCATCTTCCTCACTCGCTCTTTGGAGTCCTTCGACCCGCAGGAACACTACGTGGTCCAGCGCTACCTCAGTAAGCCCTTTCTGATAGACGGCCTCAAGTTCGATATGCGACTGTACGTGCTGGTGGCCGGGTGCGACCCCCTGCGAGTGTATCTCTACAAGGAGGGACTGGGAAGGCTGGCCACCACCGTATACGAGGGGCCCAGGAGCGACAACCTCGGGGACCTGTGCATGCACCTAACCAACTACGCGATCAACAAAGAAAGCTAGAACTTCGTGTTCAATTAAGACTCCGAGGACATGAGCAAGGGGCACAAGCGATCGCTCTCCTCGATTCTCGACAGCCTGGCGGAGCGGGGGGTGGACGTGGAGGTGATGATGGGCCGGATCAAGGACATCATCATCAAGACCCTGATCGTAGGGCAGCCCGTGCTGTCCCACCATTACAAGGCCTGCCAGTCCACCAACCTGGCCAACAACATGTGCTTCGAGGTGCTGGGGTTCGACATCATCATCGACCACAACGCCAGGCCCATCCTACTGGAAGTGAACCACACGCCCTCCTTCA GCAATGAAACCGTCATGGCCAAGAAGCTAGAGTTGCAGCAGCGCATGATCACTGGCAAGATGCAGAAGCTGTCGCCTCAGGAGCGCAGGGACGAGATCGAACGCCTGCAGCGCAGGCGAGATAGCTTCGAGTCTCGCAACCTGGGTGGGTTCGAGCTGGTCTACCCGCTCAGCCCAGAGCACGCGCAGTCCTACACCGAGCTGCTGCAGTTCAGCACCACCTGCTACGAGGAGTCCACCGGCGCAAACATCAAgcgcaacaacaaaaagtcagaGACAGTCGAAAAGCCCAAGAAGACGGTCTCGGTCATGCCCAAGCTCAGCAAGGAGGAAATAGAGCGCATCAACCTCAAGTGCAAGCAGCTGGCGCTGCCCAAGATGCCTGGCCAGAAGCGCCAGGAAAGCAGGCTCAAGAGGGACATCTCTGATCTCAAGGTTGATGAAATCGTCTGTGGCGAGGATGAGGCCAGCTTCCGCAGGCATGAGGAGGTGCTGTCCATCCCACGCGAGCCG AACAACGATATCTCGGAAGACCTCAAAAGGGCCAGGTACCCGTTCCACGACCTGAACCTGACCTCTACTGAGGACCTGTCCAAAAACAACCAGTCGAAGGCGGCCAAGCAGTTCACCTGGGCGAGCACGGA GGGGCAACCCAGCCTCGCCCGCCTGCACGACCAGCTGCCCGTCTACCGGGCCATCACCGACTTGAAGGCCTACCTCCAACTGATCGACCGCCCTCTCAGCTAG
- the LOC127594450 gene encoding sperm-associated antigen 6-like, translating to MSAKAIPSVFEEFDRAKVKFAQAVSDFSERPANVQPLHQHKVIAYLRPLLTDVSVSVRNSAAVSLGRISSHSPEMAEQIILNEALPPLVMSLSEESVIYKKAVCFVLKSLAKHSPRLATAVIDSGALEELAVCLEEFDEGVKESAASVIAAIAKHSKEMATRVATSGAVPNLVLSLQEPNPELKKMSALAIYEITKHGSELAQTVVDNGAVVVLSQMVNHHDPYLKREVCQCLSSIARHSSELAEVVVDSDIFPKVFYRLKDLDDTVRKNSAVLVKEVVKQSPEMARLLVKKGGVGPLVEFVMDSKRSYKLPGILALGYISAFDHAIASQVIAAKAVDPLKQALIQVPDDLVKSAACWTLSMMGGHTPGHAKQLAEHDVLTHLLAVYVFKESTE from the coding sequence ATGAGTGCGAAGGCCATCCCCTCGGTCTTTGAGGAGTTCGACCGCGCCAAGGTCAAGTTCGCCCAGGCGGTCTCGGATTTCTCGGAGAGGCCGGCCAACGTCCAGCCCCTTCACCAGCACAAGGTCATCGCCTACCTGCGCCCGTTGCTCACTGATGTCAGCGTGTCCGTCCGCAACAGCGCGGCGGTCAGCCTCGGCCGCATCAGCAGCCACTCGCCCGAGATGGCTGAGCAGATCATCCTCAACGAGGCGCTGCCTCCGCTGGTCATGTCTCTCAGTGAGGAGAGCGTGATCTACAAAAAGGCGGTCTGCTTCGTGCTCAAGTCTCTGGCCAAGCACTCCCCCCGCCTGGCCACGGCGGTTATCGACTCGGGCGCGCTGGAGGAGCTGGCGGTCTGTCTGGAGGAGTTCGACGAGGGCGTCAAGGAGAGCGCGGCGAGCGTGATCGCGGCCATCGCCAAGCACAGTAAGGAGATGGCGACCAGAGTGGCCACCTCAGGGGCAGTTCCAAACCTGGTGCTTTCCCTGCAGGAGCCCAACCCCGAGTTGAAGAAGATGAGCGCCCTGGCGATCTACGAAATCACCAAGCACGGTAGCGAGCTGGCACAGACCGTAGTGGACAACGGCGCAGTGGTCGTCCTCTCGCAGATGGTCAACCATCACGACCCCTACCTCAAGCGCGAAGTCTGCCAGTGCCTCAGCTCGATCGCACGGCACTCCTCCGAGTTGGCCGAGGTGGTGGTTGACTCTGACATCTTCCCGAAGGTGTTCTACCGGCTGAAGGACCTGGACGACACGGTCCGCAAAAACTCTGCGGTACTGGTTAAGGAGGTGGTCAAGCAGAGCCCGGAGATGGCCCGGCTGCTGGTGAAGAAGGGTGGGGTTGGTCCGCTGGTGGAATTCGTGATGGACAGCAAGCGAAGCTACAAACTACCTGGCATCCTGGCCCTTGGTTACATCAGCGCCTTCGACCACGCCATCGCCAGTCAGGTCATCGCTGCCAAGGCAGTCGATCCCCTAAAACAGGCGCTGATCCAGGTACCTGACGATCTGGTCAAATCGGCAGCCTGCTGGACCCTCAGCATGATGGGCGGTCACACGCCAGGCCACGCCAAGCAGCTGGCCGAACACGACGTGCTGACTCACTTGCTGGCAGTCTACGTGTTCAAGGAGAGCACCGAGTAG
- the LOC127594449 gene encoding serine/threonine-protein kinase Nek1-like → MENYEMVKAIGNGAYGNVMLARHRIEEREYAIKRIKFQDVQEADQVSIRNEVKILQTLKHPNLIPYKDSITDSEGYLNIILAYCEGGDMYKRVKGANGRNFPEEQVLDWLCQICLGLYFMHDNKILHRDLKPQNIFLKDGRVLLGDFGISKILDSTAELASTCIGTPYYMSPDLYKYNKYSYKADIWALGCVLYELCNLRLPFEANNQAALSVKVMKGHYSPITSIYSKPLRELIHKMLSLDAKERPYIVDILRKPYIKKRVQGFVASMVKKARNLGVSHDAIREEKEELSTHLSFKSEDREKKISIHESSKREGSVSLDKKQKERSIDRREKSIEKFQKDKEEEVDHRQKVLLEKERKERERRESYQKEVQQLHRENSKTRELASEKHRAMYKISEPTPAPQPAQRLRIAEDKRMEEEDDADYQEDESVQEIFRIDELEEEQEEDVELLKSYLSNQVKQKTIKITELNRELDREMLSNSQVLHPPDDD, encoded by the exons ATGGAGAACTATGAGATGGTGAAGGCGATCGGCAACGGCGCGTATGGCAACGTCATGCTGGCACGCCACCGTATCGAGGAGCGAGAGTATGCTATCAAGCGCATCAAGTTTCAGGACGTCCAGGAGGCAGACCAGGTCAGCATCCGCAACGAGGTCAAAATCCTGCAGACCCTCAAACACCCCAACCTCATCCCCTACAAGGACTCGATCACCGACTCCGAGGGGTACTTGAACATAATCCTGGCGTACTGCGAGGGCGGGGACATGTACAAGCGCGTGAAGGGGGCGAACGGCCGTAACTTCCCCGAGGAGCAGGTTCTGGACTGGCTGTGCCAGATCTGCCTCGGCCTTTACTTCATGCACGACAACAAGATCCTCCACCGCGACCTCAAGCCCCAGAACATCTTCCTGAAGGACGGGCGGGTGCTGCTGGGCGATTTCGGCATCAGCAAGATCCTGGACTCGACTGCCGAGCTGGCCAGCACGTGCATCGGCACGCCCTACTACATGTCGCCTGACCTCTACAAGTACAACAAGTACTCCTATAAGGCGGACATCTGGGCGCTCGGGTGTGTCCTGTACGAGCTGTGCAACCTGCGGCTGCCGTTCGAGGCCAACAACCAGGCCGCCCTCTCGGTCAAGGTCATGAAGGGACACTACTCCCCCATCACCTCGATCTACTCCAAGCCCCTCCGCGAACTCATCCACAAGATGCTCTCTCTCGATGCCAAGGAGCGGCCCTACATCGTCGACATCCTCCGCAAGCCCTATATCAAGAAGCGCGTCCAGGGGTTCGTGGCCAGCATGGTCAAGAAG GCCCGCAACCTGGGCGTCAGCCATGATGCCATCCGCGAAGAGAAGGAAGAGCTTTCCACCCACCTCAGTTTCAAGAGCGAGGACCGGGAGAAGAAGATT TCCATTCACGAGTCCAGCAAGCGCGAGGGCTCGGTGTCCCTGGACAAAAAGCAGAAGGAGCGGTCCATCGACCGTCGGGAAAAGAGCATCGAAAAGTTCCAGAAAgacaaagaggaggaggtggatcACCGGCAGAAGGTGCTCCTCGAGAAGGAGCGTAAGGAGCGTGAGCGAAGAGAGAGCTACCAGAAGGAAGTGCAGCAGCTGCACCGGGAGAACAGCAAGACTCGTGAACTGGCCAGCGAAAAGCACCGCGCCATGTACAAGATCAGCgagcccacccccgccccccagcctGCACAGCGCCTGCGCATCGCGGAGGACAAGcgcatggaggaggaggacgacgccGACTACCAGGAGGATGAAAGCGTCCAGGAGATCTTCCGGATCGACGAGCTggaagaggagcaggaggaggacgtGGAGCTGCTAAAGAGCTACCTCAGCAACCAGGTCAAGCAGAAGACCATCAAGATCACGGAGCTGAACCGGGAGCTGGACCGCGAGATGCTGTCAAACTCGCAGGTGCTGCACCCGCCGGACGACGACTAG
- the LOC127594447 gene encoding LOW QUALITY PROTEIN: 60S ribosomal protein L11-like (The sequence of the model RefSeq protein was modified relative to this genomic sequence to represent the inferred CDS: deleted 1 base in 1 codon) has translation MGKDKAKENEMREIRIEKLVLNICTGESGDQLTKGTKVLEDLTGQTPVLSRARYTIRSFGIKRNEKIAANVTVRGKKAYEILERGLRVKDRDLKKRNFSDTGNFGFGIQEHIDLGIKYDPYTGIFGMNFYVVLSRPGRRISQRKRAAAKVGRKQRITKEEAMEWYKTKFDGNIY, from the exons ATGGGCAAGGACAAGGCCAAGGAGAATGAGATGAGGGAGATCCGCATCGAAAAGCTGGTCCTCAATATCTGCACCGGGGAGTCTGGCGACCAGCTCACCAAGGGCACCAAGGTCCTGGAGGACCTCACTGGCCAGACCCCCGTCCTCTCCCGGGCCCGCTACACCATTCGTTCCTTTGGCATCAAGCGCAACGAGAAGATCGCTGCCAACGTGACTGTGCGGGGCAAGAAGGCCTACGAAATCCTGGAGCGGGGGCTGCGGGTCAAGGATCGAGACCTTAAGAAGAGGAACTTTTCGGACACCGGCAACTTCGGGTTCGGCATCCAGGAGCACATCGACTTGGGGATCAAGTACGACCCGTACACGGGCATCTTCGGGATGAACTTCTACGTGGTGCTGTCGAGGCCGGGGCGTCGGATCAGCCAGCGCAAGCGCGCG GCCGCGAAAGTGGGCCGCAAGCAGAGGATCACCAAGGAAGAGGCCATGGAATGGTACAAGACCAAGTTCGATGGCAACATCTATTGA